A portion of the Candidatus Methylomirabilota bacterium genome contains these proteins:
- the phnA gene encoding phosphonoacetate hydrolase, producing MTTRDAVTVNGRSYAWPDRPLVVVCVDGSEPDYVRQAVAAGAMPYLAAALPSGTDRLADCVVPSFTNPNNLSIVTGVPPSAHGICGNYFFDRDAGAEVMMNDPRYLRCGTILAAFAARGARLAVVTAKDKLRRLLGHQMTGVCFSAEKANETTMAEHGIGDGLGLVGMPLPSVYSADLSEFVFAAGVKLMESMRPDVMYLSTTDYVQHKHAPGTAEANEFYRMMDGYFAKLAGLGATLAVTADHGMNAKTDAAGRPRVIYLQDHLDEWLGAAKARVILPITDPYVVHHGALGSFATVYLPEGADGERIRERMAALGGMELVLGRDAACRRFELPPDRVGDLVAVSERHVVLGTSEARHDLSGLDVPLRSHGGISEQTVPLLLNRPTPRGAANRRLRNFDIFDLALNHAT from the coding sequence ATGACGACTCGCGATGCCGTCACCGTGAACGGCCGGTCCTACGCGTGGCCGGACCGCCCGCTGGTCGTGGTGTGCGTGGACGGCTCCGAGCCGGACTACGTGCGGCAGGCCGTCGCGGCCGGCGCCATGCCGTATCTGGCCGCCGCACTGCCCTCGGGCACCGATCGCCTAGCCGATTGCGTGGTGCCGAGCTTCACCAATCCCAACAACCTCTCGATCGTCACCGGGGTGCCGCCCTCCGCGCACGGCATCTGCGGCAATTACTTCTTCGATCGCGATGCGGGCGCCGAGGTGATGATGAACGATCCGCGCTACCTCCGCTGCGGGACGATCCTCGCCGCCTTCGCGGCCCGGGGCGCGCGCCTGGCGGTGGTGACCGCGAAGGACAAGCTCCGCCGCCTGCTCGGCCACCAGATGACCGGCGTCTGCTTCTCGGCCGAGAAGGCCAACGAGACCACGATGGCCGAGCACGGCATCGGAGACGGCCTGGGCCTGGTCGGGATGCCGCTGCCGTCGGTCTACAGCGCCGATCTCTCCGAGTTCGTGTTCGCGGCGGGCGTGAAGCTGATGGAGTCGATGCGCCCGGACGTCATGTATCTCTCCACCACCGACTACGTCCAGCACAAGCACGCGCCCGGGACCGCGGAGGCCAACGAGTTCTACCGCATGATGGACGGCTACTTCGCCAAGCTCGCCGGCCTCGGCGCGACGCTGGCCGTCACCGCCGACCACGGCATGAACGCCAAGACCGACGCGGCCGGCCGCCCGCGGGTGATCTATCTTCAGGATCATCTCGACGAGTGGCTCGGCGCCGCGAAGGCCCGCGTCATCCTGCCCATCACCGATCCGTACGTCGTCCATCACGGGGCGCTCGGCTCCTTCGCCACCGTCTATCTGCCGGAGGGCGCCGACGGCGAGCGCATCCGGGAGCGGATGGCCGCCCTCGGCGGCATGGAGCTGGTCCTCGGCCGCGACGCGGCCTGCCGCCGGTTCGAGCTGCCGCCGGATCGCGTGGGCGATCTCGTCGCCGTGTCGGAGCGGCACGTGGTGCTCGGCACCAGCGAGGCCCGCCACGACCTCTCGGGCCTGGATGTGCCGCTGCGCTCCCATGGCGGGATCAGCGAGCAGACCGTGCCGCTGCTGCTGAACCGGCCGACGCCCCGCGGGGCCGCCAACCGCCGCCTCCGCAACTTCGACATCTTCGACCTCGCCCTGAACCACGCCACCTAG
- a CDS encoding glycosyltransferase → MKLSVAMLSVHTCPLAALGGKETGGMNVYVRQVACELGGMGVHVDVFTRSQNSTIPRVVELGPGARVVHLPAGPEAPMPREAVHRHLDEFAVGVEAFAREHGIRYDLIHSHYWLSGVAGLRLREAWGAPLVQMFHTLGRLKNAVAQSPAEMEPSLRIDEEARIVAAADRIVAANVVERAHLVWYYRARTDRIAVIPCGVDTDLFQPMDPAKAKDLLELPPDPLLLYVGRLQPIKGLETLLEAMVTVPAPTDLLIVGGDQDEPENGHGAALRQQVTALGLERRVRFLRSQPQRRLRLFYAAADATVMPSYYESFGMVALEAMACGSPVVASRVGGLTTTVQDGVTGRLVPEGDPAALAAAIAGLVGSPEARRLGQQAARWAAEHRWPCVAEAVCRLYSGLRPAAEQHLSHAPCRSWL, encoded by the coding sequence GTGAAGCTCTCCGTCGCGATGCTCTCGGTGCACACGTGCCCGCTCGCCGCGCTGGGCGGCAAGGAGACGGGCGGGATGAACGTCTACGTCCGGCAGGTCGCCTGCGAGCTGGGCGGCATGGGCGTGCACGTCGACGTCTTCACCCGGTCGCAGAATTCGACGATTCCCCGCGTGGTCGAGCTGGGTCCGGGCGCGCGGGTGGTGCACCTGCCCGCGGGCCCGGAGGCGCCGATGCCGCGCGAGGCGGTCCACCGACACCTGGACGAGTTCGCGGTGGGCGTGGAAGCCTTCGCGCGTGAGCACGGCATCCGGTACGACCTGATCCATTCCCACTACTGGCTCTCCGGCGTCGCCGGGTTGCGGCTGCGCGAGGCCTGGGGCGCGCCGCTCGTGCAGATGTTCCACACCCTCGGCCGGCTCAAGAACGCGGTGGCCCAGAGCCCCGCCGAGATGGAGCCGTCGCTGCGGATCGACGAGGAGGCGCGCATCGTGGCCGCCGCCGACCGCATCGTGGCCGCCAACGTGGTGGAGCGCGCGCATCTCGTCTGGTACTACCGCGCGCGCACCGATCGCATCGCGGTGATCCCGTGCGGAGTGGACACCGACCTCTTCCAGCCGATGGATCCGGCCAAGGCCAAGGATCTGCTGGAGCTGCCGCCCGATCCGCTCCTGCTCTATGTCGGCCGACTGCAGCCCATCAAGGGTCTCGAGACCTTGCTGGAGGCGATGGTCACGGTGCCGGCCCCCACCGATCTGCTGATCGTCGGGGGCGACCAGGACGAGCCGGAGAACGGGCACGGCGCGGCCCTGCGACAGCAGGTGACCGCGCTCGGGCTGGAGCGTCGGGTGCGCTTCCTCCGCTCGCAGCCCCAGCGGCGGCTGCGGCTCTTCTACGCCGCGGCCGACGCCACCGTGATGCCGTCGTACTACGAGTCGTTCGGCATGGTGGCCCTCGAGGCGATGGCCTGCGGCAGCCCGGTCGTGGCCTCGCGCGTGGGCGGGCTCACCACCACCGTGCAGGACGGAGTGACCGGCCGCCTCGTACCGGAGGGCGATCCGGCCGCGCTGGCCGCGGCGATCGCCGGTCTCGTCGGCAGCCCGGAGGCCCGGCGGCTCGGCCAGCAGGCGGCGCGCTGGGCCGCCGAGCATCGCTGGCCGTGCGTGGCCGAGGCGGTGTGCCGTCTCTACTCGGGCCTGCGGCCGGCCGCCGAGCAGCACCTCTCACACGCCCCGTGCAGGAGCTGGCTATGA
- a CDS encoding GNAT family N-acetyltransferase, with translation MPAPMKVDVLSALSALDEATWNDLVDGSRLPSVFLTWQWQTEWSQAFAADRPRQVLSVTSTDGTLAGLLPLYEDSPGRLRIIGGVDISDYLDVIARNGREEAVWQALLQHRADQPVEWDLHGIRAASPTAALLPALAAGAGLTVSVERQDRCPVLALPGTWDEYLGRLSGKDRHELRRKMRRLERELPGATARSHGEAAGWDEALTRFLLLHRLSKVGKARFMDERMERFFRSATAQLAAAGWARLWFLEHEGAPVAAFLCLEYAGRVGLYNSGFDPARAQLAPGIVLLAHVIRDAIERGVPVFDFLRGEEPYKYGFGPSPEDVFNVKVTA, from the coding sequence ATGCCCGCGCCGATGAAGGTCGATGTGCTGTCCGCCCTCTCCGCGCTCGACGAGGCGACGTGGAATGACCTGGTCGACGGCTCCCGCCTGCCCTCGGTCTTCCTGACCTGGCAGTGGCAGACGGAGTGGAGTCAGGCGTTCGCCGCCGACCGCCCGCGGCAGGTCCTGAGCGTGACCTCCACCGACGGCACGCTGGCCGGTCTGCTTCCGCTGTACGAGGACTCACCGGGCCGCCTGCGGATCATCGGCGGGGTCGACATCTCCGACTACCTCGACGTGATCGCCCGCAACGGTCGCGAGGAGGCCGTCTGGCAGGCCCTGCTCCAGCACCGTGCCGACCAGCCGGTCGAGTGGGACCTCCACGGAATTCGCGCCGCCTCGCCCACCGCCGCGCTCCTGCCCGCGCTCGCCGCCGGCGCCGGGCTCACCGTCTCGGTGGAGCGCCAGGACCGCTGTCCGGTGCTCGCGCTGCCCGGCACGTGGGACGAATACCTGGGGCGCCTGTCCGGGAAGGACCGGCACGAGCTGCGACGCAAGATGCGGCGGCTCGAGCGCGAGCTGCCCGGAGCGACGGCGCGATCGCACGGCGAGGCCGCGGGCTGGGACGAGGCCCTGACCCGGTTCCTCCTGCTGCACCGCCTCTCGAAAGTGGGCAAGGCGCGCTTCATGGACGAGCGAATGGAGCGCTTCTTCCGCTCCGCCACCGCGCAGCTGGCCGCGGCGGGGTGGGCGCGGCTCTGGTTCCTCGAGCACGAGGGTGCCCCGGTGGCCGCGTTCCTGTGTCTGGAGTACGCGGGCCGCGTCGGACTCTACAACTCCGGGTTCGATCCGGCGCGGGCGCAGCTCGCGCCCGGCATCGTGCTGCTCGCCCACGTCATCCGCGACGCGATCGAGCGCGGCGTTCCCGTCTTCGATTTTCTCCGCGGCGAGGAGCCGTACAAGTACGGCTTCGGTCCCTCGCCGGAGGACGTCTTCAACGTGAAGGTCACCGCGTGA
- a CDS encoding zinc ribbon domain-containing protein produces MPIYEYECQGCQRRLSLLIRTFAAADAPRCPRCGSAQLSRLMSRFATVKSEDARLDALSDPSGYGDLDENDPRSVARFVKKMGHEMGEDLGDDLDAAMDEAMTEGDGGGGDDGGLMDPGSSSDSGEL; encoded by the coding sequence GTGCCGATCTACGAGTACGAGTGCCAGGGCTGCCAGCGGCGCCTCAGCCTGCTCATCCGCACCTTCGCCGCCGCCGACGCCCCTCGATGTCCACGGTGCGGCAGCGCCCAGCTATCCCGCCTGATGTCCCGTTTCGCCACCGTGAAGTCCGAAGACGCCCGCCTCGATGCCCTGTCCGATCCGTCCGGCTATGGAGACCTCGACGAGAACGACCCCCGGAGCGTGGCCCGGTTCGTCAAGAAGATGGGCCACGAGATGGGCGAGGATCTCGGCGATGACCTCGACGCCGCGATGGACGAGGCCATGACCGAGGGCGACGGCGGCGGTGGCGACGACGGCGGCCTGATGGATCCGGGCAGCTCGAGCGATTCCGGAGAGCTCTGA
- a CDS encoding DUF72 domain-containing protein produces the protein MPKSSPDSPPPAPPLIRYHPDRPVVTEYRVGLCAWQDKSMLDEGSFYPVKSMTAEDRLWWYSRFFDCVEVNSTFYAPLSAQNAVLWTKRTPPGFLFSVKAYALLTGHHLDAARLPPPLLPMLPASARPNARGRFENRVFGPEARDWAFATFREALQPLADAGKLGYVLFQMAPWVKYGEAALEYLASLPARLPGTTIAVEFRDASWLPAHAEETLGLLSARGLAYVSVDAPRTPASVDDTVALTAPVAIVRLHGRNREGFMKQLQGREPSVAEKYGYLYTRQELTGIVARGRALDGQARQVYFKLNNNVGDAPAINGEEIKELLGLETADRAAVEEQWRARRRAARRRP, from the coding sequence ATGCCGAAGTCGTCTCCCGATAGCCCACCGCCCGCGCCCCCGCTGATCCGCTACCACCCCGACCGCCCGGTCGTCACCGAGTATCGCGTCGGCCTCTGCGCGTGGCAGGACAAGAGCATGCTCGACGAGGGGTCGTTCTACCCGGTCAAGAGCATGACCGCCGAGGATCGGCTGTGGTGGTACAGCCGGTTCTTCGACTGCGTTGAGGTCAACTCGACGTTCTACGCCCCGCTCTCGGCCCAGAACGCCGTCCTCTGGACGAAGCGCACGCCACCCGGCTTCCTGTTCAGCGTGAAGGCCTACGCGTTGCTGACCGGGCACCACCTCGACGCGGCGCGATTGCCGCCGCCGCTTCTCCCCATGCTGCCGGCCTCCGCCCGGCCGAACGCGCGCGGGCGATTCGAGAACCGGGTCTTCGGCCCGGAGGCGCGCGACTGGGCCTTCGCGACGTTCCGCGAGGCCCTGCAGCCGCTGGCCGACGCGGGCAAGCTCGGCTACGTGCTGTTCCAGATGGCGCCCTGGGTGAAGTACGGGGAGGCGGCGCTGGAGTACCTGGCGTCCCTGCCGGCGCGGCTGCCCGGGACGACCATCGCAGTCGAGTTCCGCGACGCCTCCTGGCTGCCCGCCCACGCCGAGGAGACCCTGGGCCTGCTGAGCGCGCGCGGGCTGGCCTACGTCTCGGTGGACGCCCCCCGGACGCCCGCGTCGGTCGACGACACGGTGGCCCTCACCGCGCCGGTCGCGATCGTGCGATTGCACGGCCGCAACCGCGAGGGCTTCATGAAGCAGCTGCAGGGCCGCGAGCCGAGCGTGGCCGAGAAGTACGGCTATCTGTACACCCGTCAGGAGCTGACCGGCATCGTGGCGCGCGGACGCGCCCTCGACGGCCAGGCCCGTCAGGTCTACTTCAAGCTCAACAACAACGTCGGTGACGCACCCGCCATCAATGGTGAGGAAATCAAGGAGCTGCTCGGGCTCGAGACCGCCGACCGCGCGGCGGTGGAGGAGCAGTGGCGAGCGCGTCGTCGGGCGGCCCGGCGCCGTCCCTGA